The sequence CAAACAGGAAATTGAACCATCACCTACCTTTAAACCAAGCTTGAATCCTCCTAAGACACTTGAGTCTTCCCTTATCATACTCTTTCATCTTATTCTTGGTAACAATCAATTAACGCAAGTATCACTAAGCAACACCTAATATACCCgaataataatcaaattatcAATCCATGGCCAAACCTAAGATCCAATTGTTCAATTAGAGCTTTTACACCATTAACTTCAGGCCAATACCTTTCCCCAACAATAATTACCAAAGATTCTAGGTTCTACAAATAGTATTAGATATTAGGGGAGTAATAATCTTACCTATAGCGCTAGAAAtcatagaaaattattaagaaCTATTCTGGATCATCCCTGAGCTCTCATGAATGAAGTTTTGCAGAAAATAACgttttttttggggggtggtTTCCTTGATTTAAGTCATGATTGTCCCGCCAAGGTGGGACTCAACCCACAACAGCGGCCCGCACTAGAGGAACTAATCCTTCCCCGACAGCTTGCACAGAGTCAGAAGCTCAGAATTCGAGTCCCAAACTTCCATTTCGCAACACACCTTCAACTCTTGACATTCAAAAACTACCATTTCATGTCATGATCAGTTTTGGGAGTTCTACTCGCTCAAATTTGATTCCATAAAGGCGTACATGCTTCTTATTGTATTGGTTATCCAATCAGTGataaaattcatcattaaatcCCTCATTCATTACCTAATTTTCCTAGGCCTCACCTTTCTTATATTTCATCCAGGTCTGACCTAAGTTAGAAATTTCCAAATCACTACTCATAAATTTTCTGGCCTAAATTTTTCCCCATTGACTTTTCCATAACGACCAGAACAAGTCATCAAAGATTAGTATGTTTGATCTTTGTTTTTTTCTGCAAGACCCTCCTATGTATTGAATTTTAGGAAGCTTCACAGGTGCTTGAATTGATCTTATCTAAATCATGTTATCTATATGAAAGTTGTTACCTTGGAAAGTTTGTTGTTCATGTATACTTTATCAAGCCTTCTATTGCTTTAGCCAAGCTTGCTAGTTATCTTCTATAGTGGTAGCcatttttatattctttgatGCTTGAGAAGTTGAGATAAGAGGTAGAGAATGTCTAACTAGGCATgccaattcaatttttttgcaacaaattccgaagaaacataaaataatttgcAATACaacaaattatgaaaaaatatagtCTTATTTATAAACATTGTGGGTACAAATATGTTTCCcctttattattatcttttaagtATCCTCCATGATTCATGGGTCTTTCTTGAACATACAAGGTCGTATCTTGATCTCTATGAATATCCCATTAATTAGGGTATATTGGAAATTTAGTTGAGAAAGTATCTTATGTCTTCATGATCTCTTTGTGAATACCCAAAGGTGGTGAAATATTCGAGATGACTCTTTTGGAGAATATAATACTCTATATATATTCGTAAGCTCGAGTTACAGTCAATGGCAGACCCAGAATTTTCACGATGTGGGTTTAAgatgtaaaaaataaaacctgGGAAATTTGAACCCTCTTCATCACTTGGGAAAGGGTCAAATTTGTGTTAGTGGGGtcaaaagttaatatatacatataaaaatttaaaaactgattaaatatacatatatacagtGTTATTTTTCAACAAAGTGGGTTCATATGAACCCACTTGAAGCAATGTAGGTCCGCCCATGGTTAGAGTAGAGTAGCCTCTAAGAATCCTAACTTAAATTGTAGAGTCTCAATTCGTATTGAACAAGTCTTGTAGAATGCCACAAAATTTTGATGTCTATAAATGCCCCTACTTTAAGGCCTTCCGGAGTATAAAGTTGGGGTATGTTTGGTatgaaagaaaatgttttcctaaaaaaGAAGTagattttgacttattttctaaTGTTTGGTTGGtcagtagaaaatatttttcgcaaaagatttttagtgttttattttatgaataaaaaatgtttgtgagaaatatcttttatttttactccaaataatttttgaaaatgagtttttttaaaaaaaaaaaacaaacttattCTTTTGGAGGGTGGGGGCCTTGTAGGGGTCTGGCGGAGGGAGGGATCgaattaaatattttagggGTTGGGGGTGGCTTGGGGAGAATCGAGAATAGGagtgaaaacataaaaaattgaaagtagAAAACCCCGCATTTGGTTAGACAAATTTGAGGTAAATATGGAATTACCAACATGTGCgtgaaaataaattgaaaaacatctactcttttaataaatttgcagcaaaaagaaataaatattttggcACGGCTGTCATTTTTGGTAACTAAATAGTTTGAGTAAGCAAGTTAGTTACCAGcgaataaacaaacaaaaatatgtcTGAAACTAAATTGCTAATTGAGCAGGTAATATGTATTAAGTCTAAAATCTTTGTACTTGTGTGGCATGTTCGCGTCCACTATGAATTGAACTTATGCTTTCCGTGTAAACTATTACTCTCAAACTAGTGCGATAACCTTGTAACCCTACTTCTTTCCATTCATCCGAATTAACATCATAGTAAATAAGTTGCCCTGTTTTGCTTTCAACTAGCAAAAACTGATCCTTCCAAAAACTTAATGGGGATTCAACATTAAGAGATCTAATTGTGTATTTTTTAATCCATGATTCGCTTACACCGTACTCCTTCATTATCCATATATGAAGAAAATCCTGTATTGGGTCAATTGCACATCCTGGATCGTTGTAACAAATTGATGCAAGACATTCGTTTAAGACTAAAAGGCCATAACGTGACTGCCTAATAGAATAAAAAGCATCTGGGATATTCATATTACGAAAAATCTCTGTTCCAATGTCAAAACAAAGAATCACCACTTTTTCTTTACTTGCAAACCAGTGAACCCCTTCTTTGTAAATCATCTCAGAACAAGATAAATAGTATATGGGAGGCACCTCTACAGGTTCGAGCTCTCTCCAAGAATCACTACTCAATTCATAAATATCAACTTTGCTATCTCTACCTTCAGCATAACCATAAGGAGGATCCCAGAAAACATCTGAAAGCCTTACAACTTTGTAGTCATTCAGAATTGAGACGAACCCAAACCCAACGCCTTCAATGGTTCGATGGTAGCCCTTGGGACAACCAAAAGGACAAGGTGGCACTTGTCGGTAATGTCTCGTAGCTGGATTAATCAAGACAGTGACAACCGAATCCGTTAAAGCAATCAAACCATGGCAAGGACCTATGAGATGGTGAAATAAACTACCATAATCATTGGTTAGATGTGGCACATTTAGATCTGGTTGAAGAGGAATAAAACCATTATCactaatatttgaaataaaagacaaaacatttttaaattctTCTGATTGTTCTTTGGTGGAGTGCTTCAAGAGAATTAATTCATCTTTTGTAATTGTTGCGTGGATTAGATGAAGATTCGCAAATGTGGTGGATCCTATGAGAACATATAAAGTTTTTGAGATACTCTTGAATCGCATGAGTGATTTTACTGGAAGCCTTATGAATATATAGATTTCAACGTCTTCCGacaatttcattaaatttcCACACGCCATTTTTATTCTTGGGAATGAATTATATTGTACTCTTGGCAATGATGTTTACCTCTATTTTACAAATTGCAGTTCCTCATTCAAAGGAGCTTATTTGATCTAAATTGGATCAAGAAACCTACTCTTTGCATGGTCAGCTCCCTAACAAACTACTAGTTACACGTGCATTCTTTGTGCTTATAAGTAGGGgtcttcaaatatattaaaatgagttgaaatATTAAGTCGAGTTTTGATCCGTCCAAGTTTATTTCCGACTGAAATGGTGGGTTGAAACTTGACACACCCAATTTGACTTgcttaatctcaataatttaattataatataatttaagttttatagtcacaatttgaatttgtaatcaagaaaaaaaaataaaaagttacaaATGAATCtataaatcataaaagaaataaaataaatagtttttaaatttgtaagtaatctaattttgtttaatttattaatttttcttaatcaGATTTTAAAGTTTGTGTTTGTGTGAAAGTAATGGGAGGTTTCAAAAATGCCTATTTATATTTCTGTTTCatataaataaagaattttaaaatatttaatttttttaattctaaaatagatcattcaaatattcaatttttaatcttcatctttatataaatttttgaatttttaaaatgattatatCATGTTAATTTTAAGAAATCTTTAACAAAAGatcactttaaaattttcagTATCGAATTTAATATAactacctaaaaataatttgtatatattggCTGTGATTTAGATACTTTGAAATAGTTTAAAAGTTCAACTGATAATTGAAGGCATTTCACCACTAATATCATTATAAGTTGTAACAAttagagaaaaattaattaatttaatcacGACAAAATTGAACATATAATTGCTAtttaaaatgagtaaaaaatGTGATTTACTGTTTTGTAGTAACCATATTTTGTGAGTTTGCaaataaattctaatttttcattttttatgtaattttgatACATTTATTAATTCTCTATTAATGAGCTTTAGAATTTGTGTATAATAAGTGAGAATATAATGGGAAATTTAAAACTCGCTATttcaataataattatgattatgaattttattttttgaagaaattaaaacatggtaatatttagaaattttattttttaaaatttaaaataataatgtatatttattattattcttattactttctttttgacaatttttagttgttaatcaaaattaaaacccCAATTTGACATTCATGTCACCCAGTAATTTGAATGATGCCTTTAATCCATAATTTCTATTCCTATGGCTGACTTGACCACATTTATACTTCCCAATTGAATCTGAAACATGTATTACTCTCACGTATTATCAACAAGGTTGAAGGGTCCgataaagtaaatatttttattcctaTGCCTGACTTGGCCACGTTCTTTAAAACATGTATTCCACTTGGAAGGAAAGAGATGGGGAGAAGGATAAGTATGTTTCTCCAAACGAGCGTCAAAAGCCTAAATATTCTGAGTGGCCGGACCGATATGCTCTCACGTATTGTCAACAAGATTGAAGGGTCCGATAAAGTTTTGAAGGAAATGAAGGAAGATATATAAACTCTCAACCAGTGACCTCCCATTCCGTCTCTATCAATCAGTTGGAGACCCAAATGGGTCAGATCTCTTCGCATCTTAACCCAAGACAATAAGGCGAGTTGTCTAGTGATACTATGAAAAACCCCAAGAATAAAGTTTGAATGGGTACTTGCGTCGTGCCACGACGTTAACTAAGAcacttcttgggaggcaaccaaGTTTTTAATgctttgtgtttttattttgaataatgggTGTTGATTGTGCAGGTTGAAATGTGGAATGAGTTCGAAATATGCAGGTTGGCGAGCAAAGAGTCCAGTCGTCGACTCGCCGAAGAGGTCGGCGATCCCGAATTGGACCATAGTCGGACTCACGGAAACATCAAGTTGAGTGTGTAAAACTTGGTAGATCTATCGATGAGTCGGTGACTCGCCGAATAGGTCGGCGAGCCAAACTTTGTCCGCCGTTTGAAACCCCAAAATTGACTAGAGGTCCTGTAAAACTCGGCAAGTAAGTTATCTGTCGGTGAATCACCGACCGATTCGGCGAGGATGACTAATATGTCGAATGGGCCGCAAACAGGCCAaagatttaaaaattcaaactctTTCATATTCCGTCGTTTTAGCTTACACAATCACACCAACACtttagattttttatattttgcatTTTATCGCTTTTTTCTCTTTGATCTCGTGTTTGAAGTTGGATCTCATTATCGCCTAGCGTTTCAAACTATTGTTTTGGCTTAAAGGTTGGTTTTTCGAACCCTAAACTCTTGAATAACGGTTAAACTTGAATTCACTTGAGAGATTTGTATTGATGGATGCTGGGCTTGAAATCATATTTGTTGTGCTAGCTTGTGTATCGTAGTTTCGTAATTGTGCTTAATTGCTTAAAATGCTGATTTCCTGAGTTTCGTGctttaaaattaattgtaaATTATTGGGTTGCGGTAAATTGTTGTTGGTTCTAGTGAGGGTAAAGTCTAAGTAACCCCTATTGTTTTAAATGATGTACTTTTCCCAATGATGGAGCGTTTGAAATCATTCTTAAGTACAAAAGTCGTCAAATGCCAATTTTGACCAAACCGGGGGAAGTCTAAGTACCTCGGATGCATA comes from Solanum pennellii chromosome 1, SPENNV200 and encodes:
- the LOC107021714 gene encoding F-box protein At3g07870-like is translated as MACGNLMKLSEDVEIYIFIRLPVKSLMRFKSISKTLYVLIGSTTFANLHLIHATITKDELILLKHSTKEQSEEFKNVLSFISNISDNGFIPLQPDLNVPHLTNDYGSLFHHLIGPCHGLIALTDSVVTVLINPATRHYRQVPPCPFGCPKGYHRTIEGVGFGFVSILNDYKVVRLSDVFWDPPYGYAEGRDSKVDIYELSSDSWRELEPVEVPPIYYLSCSEMIYKEGVHWFASKEKVVILCFDIGTEIFRNMNIPDAFYSIRQSRYGLLVLNECLASICYNDPGCAIDPIQDFLHIWIMKEYGVSESWIKKYTIRSLNVESPLSFWKDQFLLVESKTGQLIYYDVNSDEWKEVGLQGYRTSLRVIVYTESISSIHSGREHATQVQRF